The following proteins are encoded in a genomic region of Rhinolophus ferrumequinum isolate MPI-CBG mRhiFer1 chromosome 17, mRhiFer1_v1.p, whole genome shotgun sequence:
- the KLHL18 gene encoding kelch-like protein 18 isoform X2, with the protein MVEDGAEELEDLVHFSVSELPSRGYGVMEEIRRQGKLCDVTLKIGDHKFSAHRIVLAASIPYFHAMFTNDMMECKQDEIVMQGMDPSALEALINFAYNGHLAIDQQNVQSLLMGASFLQLQSIKDACCTFLRERLHPKNCLGVRQFAETMMCAVLYDAATSFVHQHFVEVSMSEEFLALPLEDVLELVSRDELNVRSEEQVFEAALAWVRYDCEQRGPCLPELLSNIRLPLCRPQFLSDRVQQDDLVRCCHKCRDLVDEAKDYHLMPERRPHLPPFRTRPRCCTSIAGLIYAVGGLNSAGDSLNVVEVFDPVANHWEKCHPMTTARSRVGVAVVNGLLYAIGGYDGQLRLSTVEVYNPETDTWTRVGSMNSKRSAMGTVVLDGQIYVCGGYDGSSSLNSVETYSPETDKWTVVTPMSSNRSAAGVTVFEGRIHVSGGHDGLQIFSSVEHYNHHTATWHPAAGMLNKRCRHGAASLGSKMFVCGGYDGSGFLSIAEVYSSVADQWCLIVPMHTRRSRVSLVASCGRLYAVGGYDGQSNLSSVEMYDPETDRWTFMAPMACHEGGVGVGCIPLLTI; encoded by the exons ATTGGGGACCACAAATTCAGTGCTCATCGGATCGTCTTAGCGGCCTCCATCCCGTACTTCCACGCTATGTTCACAAATGACATGATGGAGTGCAAGCAGGATGAAATTGTCATGCAAGGGATGGACCCGAG tGCCCTGGAGGCTCTGATCAACTTTGCCTACAATGGCCACCTTGCCATCGACCAGCAAAACGTCCAGTCACTGCTGATGGGGGCGAGCTTCCTGCAGCTACAGAGCATCAAAGACGCCTGCTGCACCTTCCTCCGAGAACG GCTTCACCCAAAAAACTGCCTGGGCGTACGCCAGTTTGCTGAGACCATGATGTGTGCTGTGCTCTACGATGCGGCCACCAGCTTCGTCCACCAGCACTTTGTGGAGGTGTCCATGTCGGAGGAATTCCTGGCCTTGCCCTTGGAGGACGTGCTGGAGCTGGTGTCCCGGGATGAGCTGAATGTCAGGTCCGAGGAGCAG GTGTTTGAAGCCGCATTGGCCTGGGTGAGGTACGACTGCGAGCAGAGGGGGCCCTGCCTGCCTGAGCTGCTGTCCAATATCCGCCTGCCCCTCTGCCGGCCCCAGTTCCTGTCAGACCGCGTGCAGCAGGATGACCTGGTGCGTTGCTGCCACAAGTGCAG GGACCTGGTAGACGAAGCAAAGGACTATCACCTCATGCCAGAGCGCCGGCCCCACCTGCCACCTTTCAGAACTCGGCCTCGCTGCTGCACGTCCATCGCTGGGCTTATCTATGCCGTGGGCGGCCTCAACTCAGCAG GTGATTCCCTGAATGTGGTGGAAGTGTTCGACCCCGTCGCCAATCACTGGGAGAAGTGCCATCCCATGACAACTGCCCGCAGCCGCGTCGGTGTGGCCGTGGTGAATGGGCTTCTCTATGCCATCGGTGGATACGACGGCCAGCTACGGCTGAGCACTGTGGAGGTCTACAACCCAGAGACGGACACGTGGACCAGAGTGGGGAGCATGAATAGCAAGAGAAG TGCCATGGGGACGGTCGTGCTGGATGGGCAGATCTACGTCTGTGGTGGCTATGATGGCAGCTCTTCTCTCAACTCTGTGGAGACCTACTCGCCTGAGACGGACAA GTGGACAGTGGTGACCCCAATGAGCTCGAATCGCAGTGCTGCGGGGGTCACAGTCTTTGAGGGCAGGATACACGTGTCGGGCGGCCACGACGGCCTGCAGATCTTCAGCAGT GTGGAGCACTACAACCACCACACGGCCACCTGGCACCCGGCCGCTGGCATGCTGAACAAGCGTTGCCGGCATGGAGCCGCCTCCCTGGGGAGCAAGATGTTTGTCTGTGGGGGCTACGACGGCTCTGGCTTCCTGAGCATCGCCGAGGTGTACAGCTCCGTAGCAGACCAGTGGTGCCTGATTGTCCCCATGCACACGCGCCGGAGTCGCGTCTCGCTGGTGGCCAGCTGTGGACGCCTCTACGCCGTGGGGGGCTACGATGGGCAGTCGAACCTGAGCTCGGTGGAGATGTATGACCCGGAGACGGACCGCTGGACGTTTATGGCCCCCATGGCATGTCATGAGGGCGGGGTCGGTGTGGGCTGCATCCCCCTCCTCACCATCTAA
- the KLHL18 gene encoding kelch-like protein 18 isoform X1, translating into MVEDGAEELEDLVHFSVSELPSRGYGVMEEIRRQGKLCDVTLKIGDHKFSAHRIVLAASIPYFHAMFTNDMMECKQDEIVMQGMDPSALEALINFAYNGHLAIDQQNVQSLLMGASFLQLQSIKDACCTFLRERLHPKNCLGVRQFAETMMCAVLYDAATSFVHQHFVEVSMSEEFLALPLEDVLELVSRDELNVRSEEQVFEAALAWVRYDCEQRGPCLPELLSNIRLPLCRPQFLSDRVQQDDLVRCCHKCRDLVDEAKDYHLMPERRPHLPPFRTRPRCCTSIAGLIYAVGGLNSAANFYAGDSLNVVEVFDPVANHWEKCHPMTTARSRVGVAVVNGLLYAIGGYDGQLRLSTVEVYNPETDTWTRVGSMNSKRSAMGTVVLDGQIYVCGGYDGSSSLNSVETYSPETDKWTVVTPMSSNRSAAGVTVFEGRIHVSGGHDGLQIFSSVEHYNHHTATWHPAAGMLNKRCRHGAASLGSKMFVCGGYDGSGFLSIAEVYSSVADQWCLIVPMHTRRSRVSLVASCGRLYAVGGYDGQSNLSSVEMYDPETDRWTFMAPMACHEGGVGVGCIPLLTI; encoded by the exons ATTGGGGACCACAAATTCAGTGCTCATCGGATCGTCTTAGCGGCCTCCATCCCGTACTTCCACGCTATGTTCACAAATGACATGATGGAGTGCAAGCAGGATGAAATTGTCATGCAAGGGATGGACCCGAG tGCCCTGGAGGCTCTGATCAACTTTGCCTACAATGGCCACCTTGCCATCGACCAGCAAAACGTCCAGTCACTGCTGATGGGGGCGAGCTTCCTGCAGCTACAGAGCATCAAAGACGCCTGCTGCACCTTCCTCCGAGAACG GCTTCACCCAAAAAACTGCCTGGGCGTACGCCAGTTTGCTGAGACCATGATGTGTGCTGTGCTCTACGATGCGGCCACCAGCTTCGTCCACCAGCACTTTGTGGAGGTGTCCATGTCGGAGGAATTCCTGGCCTTGCCCTTGGAGGACGTGCTGGAGCTGGTGTCCCGGGATGAGCTGAATGTCAGGTCCGAGGAGCAG GTGTTTGAAGCCGCATTGGCCTGGGTGAGGTACGACTGCGAGCAGAGGGGGCCCTGCCTGCCTGAGCTGCTGTCCAATATCCGCCTGCCCCTCTGCCGGCCCCAGTTCCTGTCAGACCGCGTGCAGCAGGATGACCTGGTGCGTTGCTGCCACAAGTGCAG GGACCTGGTAGACGAAGCAAAGGACTATCACCTCATGCCAGAGCGCCGGCCCCACCTGCCACCTTTCAGAACTCGGCCTCGCTGCTGCACGTCCATCGCTGGGCTTATCTATGCCGTGGGCGGCCTCAACTCAGCAG CAAATTTTTATGCAGGTGATTCCCTGAATGTGGTGGAAGTGTTCGACCCCGTCGCCAATCACTGGGAGAAGTGCCATCCCATGACAACTGCCCGCAGCCGCGTCGGTGTGGCCGTGGTGAATGGGCTTCTCTATGCCATCGGTGGATACGACGGCCAGCTACGGCTGAGCACTGTGGAGGTCTACAACCCAGAGACGGACACGTGGACCAGAGTGGGGAGCATGAATAGCAAGAGAAG TGCCATGGGGACGGTCGTGCTGGATGGGCAGATCTACGTCTGTGGTGGCTATGATGGCAGCTCTTCTCTCAACTCTGTGGAGACCTACTCGCCTGAGACGGACAA GTGGACAGTGGTGACCCCAATGAGCTCGAATCGCAGTGCTGCGGGGGTCACAGTCTTTGAGGGCAGGATACACGTGTCGGGCGGCCACGACGGCCTGCAGATCTTCAGCAGT GTGGAGCACTACAACCACCACACGGCCACCTGGCACCCGGCCGCTGGCATGCTGAACAAGCGTTGCCGGCATGGAGCCGCCTCCCTGGGGAGCAAGATGTTTGTCTGTGGGGGCTACGACGGCTCTGGCTTCCTGAGCATCGCCGAGGTGTACAGCTCCGTAGCAGACCAGTGGTGCCTGATTGTCCCCATGCACACGCGCCGGAGTCGCGTCTCGCTGGTGGCCAGCTGTGGACGCCTCTACGCCGTGGGGGGCTACGATGGGCAGTCGAACCTGAGCTCGGTGGAGATGTATGACCCGGAGACGGACCGCTGGACGTTTATGGCCCCCATGGCATGTCATGAGGGCGGGGTCGGTGTGGGCTGCATCCCCCTCCTCACCATCTAA